A genomic window from Gossypium hirsutum isolate 1008001.06 chromosome D10, Gossypium_hirsutum_v2.1, whole genome shotgun sequence includes:
- the LOC107915995 gene encoding 2,3-bisphosphoglycerate-independent phosphoglycerate mutase → MANSGQVSWKLEDHPKLPKGKTIAVVVLDGWGENKPDDYNCIHVAQTPTMDSLKQGAPEKWRLIRAHGTAVGLPTEEDMGNSEVGHNALGAGRIFAQGAKLVDLALASGKIYEGEGFKYISESFEKGTLHLIGLLSDGGVHSRLDQLQLLLKGSSEHGAKRIRVHFLTDGRDVSDGSSVGFVETIENDLANLREKGVDARIASGGGRMYVTMDRYENDWDVVKRGWDAQVLGEAPHKFTNAVEAVKKLREIANDQYLPPFVIVDEHNKAVGPIVDGDAVVTFNFRADRMVMLAKALEYQDFDKFDRVRFPKIRYAGMLQYDGELKLPSHYLVSPPEIDRTSDEYLVYNGICTFACSETVKFGHVTFFWNGNRSGYFNPELEKYVEIPSDIGISFNLQPKMKALEIGERARDAILSHKFDQVRVNIANGDMVGHTGDIQATIVACKAADEAVKMILDAIEQVGGIYVVTADHGNAEDMVKRDKCGQPLYDKNGQLQILTSHTCHPVPIAIGGPGLAPGVRFRNDVPDGGLANVAATIMNLHGFVAPNDYEPTLIQVVDN, encoded by the exons ATGGCCAATTCAGGACAGGTATCGTGGAAGTTGGAGGACCACCCAAAGCTTCCAAAGGGTAAGACCATCGCCGTTGTCGTTCTGGATGGGTGGGGCGAAAACAAGCCCGATGACTACAACTGCATCCATGTTGCTCAAACTCCCACCATGGATTCTCTCAAACAG GGTGCCCCTGAAAAATGGAGATTAATCAGAGCTCATGGAACTGCTGTAGGACTTCCAACAGAGGAAGACATGGGAAATAGTGAAGTTGGTCACAATGCTCTAGGTGCAGGACGTATTTTTGCTCAAGG GGCTAAGCTTGTTGATCTCGCTCTTGCTTCTGGGAAAATTTACGAGGGAGAAGGATTTAAGTATATAAGTGAATCTTTTGAAAAGGGAACTCTGCACCTCATTGGATTACTTAGTGATGGTGGTGTGCACTCCCGGCTTGATCAATTGCAG TTGTTGCTTAAGGGATCTAGTGAGCATGGTGCTAAAAGAATTCGTGTTCACTTTCTCACTGATGGTCGTGATGTTTCGGATGGTTCAAGTGTAGGCTTTGTGGAGACAATTGAGAATGACCTTGCAAATTTACGTGAGAAAGGTGTTGATGCTCGGATTGCATCTGGTGGAGGTCGCATGTATGTCACAATGGACCGTTATGAG AATGACTGGGATGTTGTAAAAAGAGGATGGGATGCTCAGGTTCTGGGTGAAGCCCCGCACAAGTTTACAAATGCCGTCGAAGCTGTAAAGAAATTGAGGGAAATTGCAAACGACCAGTACTTACCTCCCTTTGTAATTGTTGATGAGCACAATAAGGCTGTGGGTCCGATAGTGGATGGTGATGCTGTTGTTACTTTCAACTTCCGTGCTGATCGAATGGTTATGCTTGCCAAGGCACTTGAATATCAAGATTTTGACAAATTTGATCGTGTGCGGTTCCCTAAAATTCGTTATGCTGGAATGCTTCAGTACGATGGAGAGTTGAAGCTTCCGAGCCACTACCTTGTTTCTCCACCTGAGATTGATAGAACATCTGATGAATATTTGGTGTATAATGGTATCTGTACTTTTGCCTGCAG TGAGACTGTCAAATTTGGACACGTCACTTTCTTTTGGAATGGAAATCGTTCTGGCTATTTCAACCCTGAATTGGAAAAATACGTGGAAATTCCAAGTGATATTGGAATTTCTTTCAATCTTCAACCTAAGATGAAGGCATTGGAGATCGGTGAGAGGGCTAGAGATGCAATTTTGAGCCACAAATTTGACCAG gTACGAGTGAACATAGCAAATGGTGATATGGTAGGTCATACAGGAGATATCCAGGCTACAATTGTGGCTTGCAAGGCTGCTGATGAGGCTGTCAAGATGATCCTAGATGCTATAGAACAAGTTGGTGGAATATATGTTGTGACCGCAGATCATGGCAATGCTGAAGACATGGTGAAGAGGGATAAGTGTGGGCAACCTCTATATGACAAGAACGGACAGCTCCAAATACTCACCTCCCATACTTGTCATCCT GTGCCTATTGCGATTGGAGGTCCAGGATTAGCGCCTGGTGTTAGATTTCGCAATGATGTTCCGGATGGTGGACTTGCCAATGTAGCTGCAACAATCATGAACCTCCATGGTTTTGTAGCTCCTAACGATTATGAACCAACACTCATACAAGTAGTTGACAACTAG